In Candidatus Glassbacteria bacterium, the genomic stretch GGTCGAAGATGGCCAGGCAGAGCAGGACATGCACGCCAACCATTACCGCGATAACAGCCGACCTGTTAGCCGTAATGCGGCCGGCCAGGTCCAGGCTTGCCGCCGGAGGGGTTTTCTGCTTTTTCGATTTCCTGCGGGAGCGGTTACTCAATGGCCGACCTGTTGGAATCTGGAGTGTGGTCCGGGCGGAGACAGGCTGTTCAGTCAAAGAACCGAAAATAGATGATAGCAGCCACCGCCGTGACCGCATCTTTCCAACCGATTTTCTTTCCTTCGCTGTAATCGCGGCCGGAGTAGGAAATAGGAGTTTCGTAAATCCGGCATTTCATCCTGGCCACTTTGGCCGTGACCTCTGGTTCAAACCCGAAGCCGTTCGAGCGCAGCTTGATATTCTTGATCACCTGGCTGCGGAACATCTTGTAACAGACTTCCATATCCGTCAGGTTCAGGTTGGTAAACATGTTTGAGAGCAGGGTCAGAAGCGTGTTGGCCACCGAGTGCCAGAACATGTGTACCCGGACAGTACTGCCGCGGAAACGGCTGCCGAACACGACATCGGCGCGGCCGTCAACTATCGGCTCCAGCAGACGGCAGTATTCCTCGGGATCGTATTCCAGGTCCGCGTCCTGAATGACGATCACGTCACCGGCCGCCTCGGCGATACCCTTGCGCACGGCCGCCCCCTTGCCCTGGTTGGTTTCCTGGAAAAAAACCCTGATCCGCGGGTCGTCCAGCTTGCGAAGGTACTCGCGGGTCCCGTCGGTGCTGCCGTCGTCCACCACGACTATTTCCTTTTCGATATCGACCGCCAGCACCCTGCGCAGGATCTCTTCGATCGTACGGATTTCATTATAGACAGGCATCACCACGGAAAGCGTAAAGCCGCTCTCGGCAGCCTGTCCACGGCCATCATCGTTTTGTGACATTTGATTCATTGACCTTTTAACCCGTTAACTTTTCGGCTCAAAACCGGGGCAAAATAACACCGGCTCCGCAGGAGGCGCAAGTGCGCCAGCCTTTTAGAGAAGTTCATTCATCTTTCTTCCTGATCCTGCGCATGAATTCCTCGAGCCGGTCCAGGCGGTCGAACAACTGGCCGAGCAGCTCCGTGACAAAACCCAGCGTAAAGAGCACGCCGCCGCCCAGGGCGAACAGAATCACCAGGTAGAGCAGCGGACGGTATCCCTGCTGGAGCGCAAACCTGAAATACAGCGCCACACAACCGGTGACGAAAGCGAGCACCAGCATCAACAGGCCGCCGCTGCCGAAGAGGGTCATCGGCTTCTGGCCGAAACTGATCAGGAACCTGACACTGACCAGATCGAGCAGGCCGACCACGGCCCGCCAGGAGCCGGTGTATTTCGAAATTCCACGGCGGCGCGGCAGCAGCTCGATCTCCAGTTCGCCGACACGGTAGCCTTTGTTATAGACCAGTACGACAAAAAAGCGGTGCCAGTCGTGGCGCAGGGGTGTTTCGGCTAAAGCCTGGCGCAGGAACGATTTCATCGAGTTAAGATCATGCACCGGCACCTTGAACAGCCGCCGCGAAATCCAGTTGTAAATTCCTGAGACAAACCGCTTGGTGTAGCTGCCGACCTTGCGGCCGCAGACGACATCGTATCCCTCGTCCATTTTGGCCAGGAACCGGGGGATATCCTCCGGAGAGTGCTGCATGTCGGCGTCATAGAGCACTACCCTGTCGGCGCGGCTTTCATCGTTGCCCGTCTGCATCGCCTCGGCCTTGCCCAGGTTGGTCCGGTGGCGCAACAGGCGAAGGCGCGGTTCGCCGGCGGCGATTCCGCGCGCAAGTTCGTAAGTGCCGTCCGTGCTGCCGTCATCGACCAGCACAATTTCACCGTCCAGGCCGTGCCTGTCGAACATGGCGCACAATTCGGCAACCAGCTCCGTGATATTTTCGCGCTCGTTGAAAGCCGGGACCAACACCGAGACGTCCGGCTTTGTCTCGCTCTGAGTCATCTGAGTTCGGCTCCCCAATGGTTTGAGTGTCCTTGCCAGCTACAGCAAGATTCAGTCCAGTCCTCACCCCCGGCTGGGCGATTCTCAATACTGCTGAAACAGCTTCCCCCATTTCGATTCGTTCAGCCAGCGTTTCACCACCGGTTTACCCCTGAACCGGTACCACAGCTTGTCGTGGTAAACGTAGCTGCCGAATACGAAAAGATAGACCAGGGGCGTGTGGAACAACAGGCGCTGCAGCACTTTCAACGGGCTGAACCAGAACAGGTCGCCCACGCGGCTGGCCATGTTGTCCCCCACCGGGAATTGCATGTCGATTCCGGAGACATCTTCCCCCACAACCTCTATTTCCCGCGGGTCCCCCGTACCAAGTCCCTGTTCGTGGGCGATCCTGATATAGCCGATCCGCAGCGGGTCGAAACCCATCATCCGGGCCGAAACCGCATCGACAGCCACACTGTCGGAACCTGCGACAATCAGGTCGGCCTCCACCGGGACCATCGTGCGGGGGCCGGGCCCGCTGCCGCAGGTCGTTCCATCCACCAGGGCGAAAATACCGCTGTGGATTTCCTGCTGAATCCGCAGCAGGTCCACCAGGGTCTCGTGGATACGACTGTGGGTGTAGTGACGTTTCCGGTTGAGCAGCCCGCCGAACGCGTTCTTCATCGCCCCCGTGGTGGTGGTGTAGATATGGGTCTTGACCGTGGGCAGATGGACGATATTCGTCCCCATGAACTCCCGGGGAATCGTGATTCCCTCCGGGAAGATATCGTCCAGCACGAGCATTTTACCCTTCGGGCGATAGACCTCCCAGGCAATATCTTCTTTACGGAAGTTGTAGAGGGTAGGCACGCCGTAGCGCTCCAGCACACCGACATACCGGTTAAGCCGCTCGCCCATGAGCGCATCAGTAACCACCGTGTCGTTCTGCACGCAGACCAGATCATCACAGCCCATCGCCCGCAGGGCCCGGATCGAACCCTCCATCTGCCAGGGCGTGGTATTGGCCCCCGGATACAGGAAATGCCAGGAGATATTGTCTTTGATGATTGTCCGCGCCGAGTTGTCCAGCGCATCCGGCATACAGGCCAGCTCCGCGAGACGGCAGTAATCGTCGAGCACCGTGTGCGGAGATGTTTTCAGAACCGCCACTTTCGATTTGCTCATATCTCCCCAAGCCCCCGTTCCCGCCAGGCGCAATAATCTCGAACCGGGAATTTTTCCCGCGGCCGGCCGATCGGGCCAGTTACTGTTTAATAAATAACCAGCCAGACCGCAACCACCCAGCCTGCAACCGACGCCAGCAGCCACGGGTCGCGCACGAGCAGGACCGCCGGGTCGCCGCCCTGCTTGCGCTCGTGGATCAGGTACAGGTAGCGGAAAATTCCGTAAATCACTAACGGTACAGTTACCAGCAGTCCGGTGCCGCCCACTTTGATCACCGTCTCCGGGCTGACCGTATAGAGCACGTAGCAGACCAGGGTTCCGGGAGCCACCACAGCGATCATCTGGTCCAGAAAATACTGGCTGTAATGGGCCAGGACACCGCGATGACCCGTGGCGCTCTCCTCCAGCAGCATCAGCTCGCTGCGCCGCTTGCCGAAACCCATGAACAGGGAGAGCAGGAACGTGCAGATCAGCAGCCAGTGGCTGGTCTCGACCCCGATAGCCAGCGTTCCGGCCAGCACGCGGAGGACAAAGCCGGCGGCGATAGTCATCACATCAAGTATCACAACTTGCTTCAGCCAGACTGAGTACAAAATATTTAACAGCAAGTAGCCGAATATTACTATTCTTGAACCATCCGGCAGAAGACATGCAAGCCCCAGTCCCACGCAGCCCAGCGCCGCTCCGAAAAGCCTGACCCCGATTCCGCCGATCCTTCCCGATGCAATCGGACGGTCCTTTTTGAGTGGGTGCAGACGATCCTGCGCGGCATCTTTCAGGTCATTAAAGATGTAAACGAATGAGGAGACCAGACAGAACGAGACAAACGCGGTAATCGAGTGCAGCAAAAGTTCCGGATCGGTAGCTTTACCGGCGAACAGCAGCCCGGCGAACACCAGCAGGTTCTTGGACCAGTGCACCGGCCGCATGGATTTAATCAACTCGCGAATCACCGCTTGTCAGCTCCTTCAGCCTCTGTGCCGGATAATCTGTTCAAGATAGGTTTCAGTCTGGCGCGCGGACTCCTCCCAGCTCAGGCTTTCGGCGAACTCACGGGCCGCCGCGCCCATCCTCCTGCGCAAATCCGGGTCGGTGGCCACCTGTACTATCCGCGCCGAAAACTGGGCCACGTCGCCGGGAGTGAACAGATAGCCCGTGCGGCCGTCGTGCACCGACTCGCGAAGTCCCGGCGAACGGCTGGCCACCACCGGCGTGCCGCAGGCGGCAGCCTCCATGTTGGTAATTCCCCAGCCCTCCTTGGGCGAGGGGTTAAGCACGCAGAGGGCGTGACGCAACAGGTCTGTCTTCTGCTCCTCGGAAACCCGTCCCAGGAAGCTCGTCCGGCCATCGATTCCCAGCTCGTCGGCACGCTTTCGCAGCCGGGGGTAATCGTTACCCGCACCGGCGAAAATCAGCCGCACCCGGCCCTCGAGCCCCGTGTGCAGCGCCCTGACGAAAGCGTCCAGGATCAAGTCCAGCCGCTTGTAGCGCTTGATCCGGCCCATGTACAGCAGGTATGGCTCCTCTGCGCCGACTGTTACGGCTGCGTGGTTGGGAGGGGTGTAGACCGTCGTATCGATCCCGTTATAAACCACCTTGATCCGTTCGGGGTCGAACCCGTTATCGACCAGCTCGGAGCGCGTGTCCTGGCTGACAGCCTGCACCCATTCGCCGCGGTAAAAGCGGGGGATCATCCGTTCCCAGAGCCAGACATAGAGCGCCACGGGAAACACAGCCTCGCGGAATATCGTTGCGCCGAAGAGGTGGTGGAACAGGATCAGACGGGGGAGCCGGGTATGGCGGGGAGTGCGGAAGGGGATCTTGTTGACATCCTCGACCACGATGTCGAAGTTGCGCTCGACATCCAGTTTCTTCATCAGTCCGGGCACCGAATAGTTGAACGTCATGTTGCTGCCGCCGCGGATTATCTTGATCCCGTCGATCTCGGTTTCCGGCTCGCAACCGGGCCAGGCGCAGGTGAGGAACGTAACCTGGTGGCCGGCTGCTGCCAGGCGACGGAAAATCTCGTGGGCGTGGACCTCGGCGCCGCCGGCTTCCGGGTGGGCGATATCGCGCCAGTTTATCAGCAGGATCCTGTATTCCATCGGCAGTCAGCTCCCGGTTGCCAGCCTGGTGGCAAGTACGCCCGGCAGTCCGGCGTCGTAAATCCTCTGCTGGGCCAGTCCGATATCATAGTCCACGCGGTAAAATTCAACCCGGTTTTTCCCGGTGTCGAACACGGCGAACGACGCCTTGGGGTTTCCATCGCGCGGCTGCCCGACACTGCCCGCGTTGATAATGTAACGGCTGCCCTGCTCAGGGTAAAAGCTTTCCGGCTCCTGCGGACTTACGCCGCCGTCTGCGGCCAGCCGAAAAACGGTCGGAACGTGCGTATGACCGTGGAACAGGTAATCAGTTTCGAACGNNNNNNNNNNCACGGCCGCATCGAATTCGGTCATCAGGTAGTGCCACTCCAGAGGCTCATCGGGAGTGGAGTGGACAATCTCGAATTCCTTAAAATTTGCGGAGTAGGGCAGTTGACAGAGGAAATCGCGGTGGGCCGGACTCAACGATCCGGCGGTCCACTCGGTAGCCCTGCGGGCGGCCGTGTTGAACCTCGACGGGTCGGTCAGGGCGACGGCGGCCGCATCGTGGTTGCCCATGATCACGGTGTCGCAGCGCGCAATAACGTGATCCAGGCAGGCGTTCGGGTCCGCTCCGTAGCCGACAACATCGCCCAGGCAGATCATCCGGTCCCAGCCGACACTGTCGGCCCTGCTCAGCACGGCTTCCAGGGCTTGAAGGTTGGCGTGGATATCGGAGATCATGGCCCAGCGCATCAGGAGCGGCCCTCCTCTCCCGCGGCGCCGGTATCGGCGAGGTCGGTCAACCTTTCCCTGCGTACTGCATCCAGCACCCCGTTGACAAAGCGGGGCGACTCATCGGTACCGAAGAGCCGGGCCAGTTCAACGTATTCGTTGATTGTGACTTTGGGAGGGATATCGTCGAGATAAAGCAGCTCGGCCACGCCCAGACGGAGGATAATCCTGTCCAGCCTGGCCAGTCTGTCGGGCGACCAGTTTTTGAGAAAACCGGCGATCGCACCGTCTACCTCGTCCAGGTGTTTTTCCAGTTCCACGACCAGGCGAACCGTGAGTTCCCGGTTCTGTTCGCCGATCCTGCGCCAGCGGAAGAAGTCCCGCAGAATAACCTCGCCGGGCTCATCGCTGAGATGCATGGTGTAGGCCACCTGCACGGCCCATGTCCTGGACTTGGTGCGTTTCTTCATGGGCCATCCAACTGGAGCTTAATATCAATCAGCGCCCGCGGCAGGTGGGCCGCCAGCCGGAATCGTCACCGGATCAAATTTCGCCGCCGCCGTAAAGGCTCATCATCTCGATAGCGCTCATCGCGGCTTCCGCGCCCTTGTTGCCCGCCTTGGCCCCGGCGCGCTCGAGCGCCTGGTCGAGCGAGTCGGTGGTCAGCACGCCGAACACCACCGGGATTTCGGCTTCCAGCGAGGTCTGGGCGATCCCCTTGGCCACCTCGGCGGCGATATAATCGAAATGGGGCGTGTCGCCGCGGATCACCGCGCCGATCGCGATAACCGCGTCATACTTGCCGGACAGGGCCAGTTTGCGGGCAACCGGGCTGATCTCGAGCGATCCGGGGACCCGGAAGACTGCGATGTCATTGTCGGCGGCGCCGTGACGAACCAGCGCATCCACCGCTCCGTCGGCCAGCCGCGAGGTGATCAACTCATTGAACCGTGAAACCACCAGCGCCACCCGCTTGCCCCGGGCGTCCATTTTACCTTCAACATACTTTGGCATTTTCTCCCCCGTCGGGATAATAGCGCAAAAAGTGTGTTACTTGATTTCCTGTTTGTCCTGCTCGCCGACCTTGAACAAGCGGTGCCCCATCTGTTCCCGCTTGGTTTCCAGGTAACGTCGGTTGTAGTCGTTGGGGTCCTGCTCCAGCGGCACCTGCTCGGTCACGCTCAGTCCGTAGCCGCCGTAAATAAAAGCGTCGACCTTCTTGGGATTGTTGGTCAGCAGACGGACGCTGCTCAAGCCCAGGTCCTTGAGAATCTGAATTCCCACGCCGTATTCGCGCTCGTCGCCGGCAAAGCCCAGCTCGAGATTGGCCTGGATCGTATCCAACCCCTTGTCCTGAAGCGCGTAGGCCTTGATCTTGGGGGCCAGGCCGATCCCCCGCCCCTCCTGGTTGAGATAGACCACCACTCCCAGGCCCTCCTGCTGCACCATCTGCATGGCCGTGTTGAGCTGGTAGCGGCAGTCGCAGCGAAGGCTGCCCAAGGCGTCGCCGGTCAGGCAGCTGCTGTGCACGCGCACCAGCACGTCGCTCTTGCCGGCCACCGGCCCGCAGACTAGCGCCAGGTGGCTCTCGTTGCTGTAGGTGGTCTCGTAGAGATGCATGTCGAACTTACCGCAGGCCGTGGGCAGCACCGTCCGGGCCGTGCACTGGACAATCTTCTCGCGGCTCTGGCGGTAGCGGATCAGGTCCTGGATCGAGGCCACCGGCAGATTATGCTCGCGGCCGAACTCGAAGAGGCGCGGCAGACGGGCCATCGTGCCGTCCTCGTCCATGATCTCGCAAAGCACTCCGATCGGCTGCATGCCGGCCAGCCGCGCCAGATCGACAGTGGCCTCCGTGTGCCCGGCCCTGCGCAGAACCCCGCCCTCGCGGGCGCGCAGGGGGAAGATATGTCCGGGCCTGTTGAAATCCGACGACCTGGAGCGGTTGTTGCACAGGGCTTTAACCGTTGCGGCCCGGTCGTGGGCCGAGATACCGGTGGTGGTGCCGGCCTTGACATCAACGCTGACCGTGAACGAGGTCCCCTGGGCTTCCGTGTTCTGGTCCTCTCCCACCATCTGGATCAGATTCAGCTCGTCAGCCCTCTGCTCGGACAACGGCACGCAGATCAGCCCGCGGCCTTTCGTGGCCAGGAAATTGATTTTTTCCGGGCTGACGTGCTCGGCGGCGAAAATCAGGTCGCCCTCGTTCTCGCGCCGCTCGTCATCGACCAGGATTGCCATGCCGCCGGTACGCATCTGTTCGATTACGTCTTCAATCGGTGCCATTTTGTATTTCTCGCTCACCATTCCTCATCCCTAAGTATTTATTTCAGCCGGGCTTAATAGCCCCAGCCGCGAAGTTTTCCCTCGGTAAGCGTCCCGGAAGCCGGACGGGTCCGCTCCAGCGCCGCTACCACGTACTTGCCGATTATATCGGTCTCCACGTTGAGCGTATCGCCGATCCGGCGCATCCCGAGCGTGGTGTGATCCAGGGTAAAGCCGATCAGCGAGACCGTGAAACCCTGCTCGTCCAGCCGCGCCACAGTCAGGCTCACACCATCGACCGCCACCGAGCCGCGCCCGACAATGCAGGGTGCGATCTCATCGTTCAGCGCGAACTCCATCAGCACGCTCTCGTCGAGACGGCGGATGGCGCTCACCGTGGTAGTGGAATCGACATGCCCCTGGACGATATGACCGTGAAGCCTGCCTCCGGCGGCCACGGGCCGCTCGAGATTAACCCTGCCGCCCACCACCAGGCCGCCCAGGTTGGTCTTGGCCAGGGTCTCG encodes the following:
- a CDS encoding glycosyltransferase family 2 protein translates to MSQNDDGRGQAAESGFTLSVVMPVYNEIRTIEEILRRVLAVDIEKEIVVVDDGSTDGTREYLRKLDDPRIRVFFQETNQGKGAAVRKGIAEAAGDVIVIQDADLEYDPEEYCRLLEPIVDGRADVVFGSRFRGSTVRVHMFWHSVANTLLTLLSNMFTNLNLTDMEVCYKMFRSQVIKNIKLRSNGFGFEPEVTAKVARMKCRIYETPISYSGRDYSEGKKIGWKDAVTAVAAIIYFRFFD
- a CDS encoding glycosyltransferase family 2 protein; its protein translation is MTQSETKPDVSVLVPAFNERENITELVAELCAMFDRHGLDGEIVLVDDGSTDGTYELARGIAAGEPRLRLLRHRTNLGKAEAMQTGNDESRADRVVLYDADMQHSPEDIPRFLAKMDEGYDVVCGRKVGSYTKRFVSGIYNWISRRLFKVPVHDLNSMKSFLRQALAETPLRHDWHRFFVVLVYNKGYRVGELEIELLPRRRGISKYTGSWRAVVGLLDLVSVRFLISFGQKPMTLFGSGGLLMLVLAFVTGCVALYFRFALQQGYRPLLYLVILFALGGGVLFTLGFVTELLGQLFDRLDRLEEFMRRIRKKDE
- a CDS encoding DUF362 domain-containing protein: MSKSKVAVLKTSPHTVLDDYCRLAELACMPDALDNSARTIIKDNISWHFLYPGANTTPWQMEGSIRALRAMGCDDLVCVQNDTVVTDALMGERLNRYVGVLERYGVPTLYNFRKEDIAWEVYRPKGKMLVLDDIFPEGITIPREFMGTNIVHLPTVKTHIYTTTTGAMKNAFGGLLNRKRHYTHSRIHETLVDLLRIQQEIHSGIFALVDGTTCGSGPGPRTMVPVEADLIVAGSDSVAVDAVSARMMGFDPLRIGYIRIAHEQGLGTGDPREIEVVGEDVSGIDMQFPVGDNMASRVGDLFWFSPLKVLQRLLFHTPLVYLFVFGSYVYHDKLWYRFRGKPVVKRWLNESKWGKLFQQY
- a CDS encoding decaprenyl-phosphate phosphoribosyltransferase: MIRELIKSMRPVHWSKNLLVFAGLLFAGKATDPELLLHSITAFVSFCLVSSFVYIFNDLKDAAQDRLHPLKKDRPIASGRIGGIGVRLFGAALGCVGLGLACLLPDGSRIVIFGYLLLNILYSVWLKQVVILDVMTIAAGFVLRVLAGTLAIGVETSHWLLICTFLLSLFMGFGKRRSELMLLEESATGHRGVLAHYSQYFLDQMIAVVAPGTLVCYVLYTVSPETVIKVGGTGLLVTVPLVIYGIFRYLYLIHERKQGGDPAVLLVRDPWLLASVAGWVVAVWLVIY
- a CDS encoding glycosyltransferase family 4 protein; this translates as MEYRILLINWRDIAHPEAGGAEVHAHEIFRRLAAAGHQVTFLTCAWPGCEPETEIDGIKIIRGGSNMTFNYSVPGLMKKLDVERNFDIVVEDVNKIPFRTPRHTRLPRLILFHHLFGATIFREAVFPVALYVWLWERMIPRFYRGEWVQAVSQDTRSELVDNGFDPERIKVVYNGIDTTVYTPPNHAAVTVGAEEPYLLYMGRIKRYKRLDLILDAFVRALHTGLEGRVRLIFAGAGNDYPRLRKRADELGIDGRTSFLGRVSEEQKTDLLRHALCVLNPSPKEGWGITNMEAAACGTPVVASRSPGLRESVHDGRTGYLFTPGDVAQFSARIVQVATDPDLRRRMGAAAREFAESLSWEESARQTETYLEQIIRHRG
- the nusB gene encoding transcription antitermination factor NusB; translated protein: MKKRTKSRTWAVQVAYTMHLSDEPGEVILRDFFRWRRIGEQNRELTVRLVVELEKHLDEVDGAIAGFLKNWSPDRLARLDRIILRLGVAELLYLDDIPPKVTINEYVELARLFGTDESPRFVNGVLDAVRRERLTDLADTGAAGEEGRS
- a CDS encoding 6,7-dimethyl-8-ribityllumazine synthase; the encoded protein is MPKYVEGKMDARGKRVALVVSRFNELITSRLADGAVDALVRHGAADNDIAVFRVPGSLEISPVARKLALSGKYDAVIAIGAVIRGDTPHFDYIAAEVAKGIAQTSLEAEIPVVFGVLTTDSLDQALERAGAKAGNKGAEAAMSAIEMMSLYGGGEI
- the ribB gene encoding 3,4-dihydroxy-2-butanone-4-phosphate synthase: MAPIEDVIEQMRTGGMAILVDDERRENEGDLIFAAEHVSPEKINFLATKGRGLICVPLSEQRADELNLIQMVGEDQNTEAQGTSFTVSVDVKAGTTTGISAHDRAATVKALCNNRSRSSDFNRPGHIFPLRAREGGVLRRAGHTEATVDLARLAGMQPIGVLCEIMDEDGTMARLPRLFEFGREHNLPVASIQDLIRYRQSREKIVQCTARTVLPTACGKFDMHLYETTYSNESHLALVCGPVAGKSDVLVRVHSSCLTGDALGSLRCDCRYQLNTAMQMVQQEGLGVVVYLNQEGRGIGLAPKIKAYALQDKGLDTIQANLELGFAGDEREYGVGIQILKDLGLSSVRLLTNNPKKVDAFIYGGYGLSVTEQVPLEQDPNDYNRRYLETKREQMGHRLFKVGEQDKQEIK
- a CDS encoding riboflavin synthase, with protein sequence MFSGIIEYLGTVSAAARLGGGKSFTIESGPLAEDARPGDSLAVNGVCLTATSVERGTIRVEAGTETLAKTNLGGLVVGGRVNLERPVAAGGRLHGHIVQGHVDSTTTVSAIRRLDESVLMEFALNDEIAPCIVGRGSVAVDGVSLTVARLDEQGFTVSLIGFTLDHTTLGMRRIGDTLNVETDIIGKYVVAALERTRPASGTLTEGKLRGWGY